One genomic segment of Chitinophaga sancti includes these proteins:
- a CDS encoding DUF1800 domain-containing protein, translating into MDRRQFLSLSAKRQPAVKATTTGSRTDSGISAYTGTFDTAQAVHLLKRTMFGATPEDIAWVKSLGMDQAVEALLTTVTAVTTQPVNIYGEDEHGILPGETWVNSPPPSSDDEDGKRWNSYKAWWLGVMINQGRSIQEKMTLFWHNHFVTEMDMTHDSRYIYKYNTTLRANAVGNFKTLTKAITLDPAMLRYLNGYLNSKAGADENYARELHELFTVGKGPDSHYTEEDVRATARVLTGFRINANTITTYFESTEHDIENKEFSDFYSNKKITGKTGQDGATELDDLLTIIFAQPECAKFIVRKLYRWFVYYLIDDAVETNVITPLADIFRNNNYDLLPVLRALFKSEHFYDPLNMSALIKSPIDHNVGLVREFGVTFPTAYMDAYDSWDRLRSHAASMLQDIGEPPQVAGWQPYYQEPQYHEMWINTDTLPKRNQLTDAMISEGGYAGVAIDVMAFAQRLSNPSDPKQLISDSLDILYRIGVSDTTKAWFKNTILLSGQNPDSDYYWTDAWNAWVAYPTDTALRTVVESRLRTLYKYLMNLSEYQLS; encoded by the coding sequence ATGGATCGCAGACAATTCCTTTCGCTATCAGCAAAACGACAGCCAGCAGTGAAAGCGACTACCACCGGTTCGCGTACGGATTCAGGTATTTCCGCATACACCGGCACTTTCGATACCGCTCAGGCAGTGCACCTGCTCAAACGTACCATGTTTGGCGCCACTCCTGAAGATATTGCATGGGTGAAAAGTCTCGGCATGGACCAGGCCGTGGAAGCCCTGCTCACCACCGTCACCGCCGTTACTACCCAACCTGTAAACATCTATGGTGAGGATGAACATGGCATACTTCCCGGTGAAACCTGGGTGAATTCACCCCCACCTTCCTCCGATGATGAAGATGGCAAACGCTGGAACTCCTACAAAGCCTGGTGGCTCGGCGTCATGATCAATCAAGGTCGTAGCATACAGGAGAAAATGACGCTTTTCTGGCATAACCACTTCGTGACCGAAATGGATATGACCCACGACTCCCGCTACATCTACAAGTACAACACCACCCTGCGTGCAAACGCTGTGGGCAATTTCAAAACACTCACGAAAGCAATCACCCTCGACCCAGCCATGCTGAGATACCTGAACGGATACCTCAACTCCAAAGCAGGCGCGGATGAAAACTATGCCCGTGAACTCCATGAATTGTTCACCGTTGGTAAAGGCCCCGATAGCCACTACACCGAAGAAGACGTGCGTGCTACCGCCCGCGTACTCACTGGTTTCCGCATCAATGCCAATACCATCACTACGTACTTTGAGAGTACCGAGCATGATATTGAAAACAAAGAATTCTCCGACTTTTACAGCAATAAAAAGATCACCGGCAAAACCGGTCAGGATGGCGCGACTGAACTCGACGACCTGCTGACTATCATCTTTGCCCAGCCGGAATGCGCGAAATTTATCGTTCGCAAACTGTATCGCTGGTTTGTATACTACCTCATCGACGATGCGGTAGAGACAAATGTGATCACCCCACTGGCAGACATTTTCAGAAATAACAACTACGATCTGCTGCCAGTACTCAGGGCCCTCTTCAAGAGTGAGCACTTTTACGATCCGCTGAATATGTCAGCACTTATCAAAAGTCCGATTGATCACAACGTAGGTTTGGTGCGCGAATTCGGCGTTACCTTCCCGACTGCTTATATGGATGCCTACGACTCCTGGGACAGACTGCGCTCTCACGCAGCCAGCATGCTGCAGGATATTGGGGAACCACCACAGGTAGCCGGCTGGCAGCCTTACTACCAGGAACCTCAATACCATGAAATGTGGATCAACACCGATACCCTGCCTAAGCGTAACCAGCTCACCGATGCCATGATCAGCGAAGGTGGCTATGCAGGTGTGGCGATCGATGTGATGGCCTTTGCACAAAGACTTTCCAATCCTTCCGATCCAAAGCAACTGATCTCTGACTCACTGGATATTTTGTACCGTATAGGTGTATCTGACACCACCAAGGCATGGTTTAAAAATACCATCCTACTGAGTGGGCAGAACCCTGACAGCGACTACTACTGGACAGATGCCTGGAATGCCTGGGTGGCCTATCCTACAGATACTGCATTGCGCACAGTCGTTGAAAGCCGTCTGCGTACGCTGTACAAATACCTGATGAACCTATCCGAATATCAACTATCCTGA
- a CDS encoding SRPBCC family protein: METPFEFEQIYYASIEKVWQALSDENKMREWYFPQLRKFKPVVDFEFVFSNDGSPYQKEWRVTKVEDGRILAHSWIYNGYSGSSEVTFELFKEGDKTRLKLTHTGLASFPHDLHFARPRFEDGWKQIPGSNLKNYLAKNYVYIY, encoded by the coding sequence ATGGAAACTCCATTCGAATTTGAACAGATTTACTATGCTTCAATAGAAAAAGTCTGGCAGGCACTGTCTGACGAAAATAAAATGAGAGAGTGGTATTTTCCTCAATTGAGAAAATTCAAGCCAGTTGTTGATTTTGAGTTTGTCTTTTCTAATGATGGATCACCATATCAAAAAGAATGGCGCGTTACGAAAGTTGAAGACGGTCGGATATTAGCACACAGTTGGATTTATAATGGCTATTCCGGCAGCTCGGAAGTTACTTTTGAATTATTTAAAGAAGGAGATAAAACAAGGCTTAAACTTACTCATACCGGGCTGGCAAGTTTTCCTCATGACCTGCATTTTGCAAGGCCCAGATTTGAAGACGGATGGAAACAAATACCTGGAAGTAACCTGAAAAACTATCTCGCAAAGAATTATGTATATATCTATTGA
- a CDS encoding NAD-dependent dehydratase, whose translation MEPPGNYFEQNPNPKSSWLHIANCYVDSILKSQITKVIHLSSVGAHTTEGVGMLEAHCKVEHILKGLPESIAIKFMRPVGFYYNMFGFIPAIKSHGSIIQNYGGDQKEPWVSPLDIAAVIAEEFEKPFNERTVRYIASDEISPNDVAKVLGEAIGLPNLKWISISDEQYLNGLLEAGVNPNTARGLAAMNAGRLNNLYDDYNRNKPSLGKVKMKDFAKDFATVYNQ comes from the coding sequence ATGGAACCACCGGGTAATTATTTCGAACAAAATCCAAATCCGAAGTCATCATGGCTACACATAGCAAACTGTTATGTAGATTCCATATTAAAATCTCAAATAACCAAAGTTATACACCTGAGCAGCGTAGGTGCGCATACTACGGAAGGGGTCGGAATGCTGGAAGCACATTGCAAAGTTGAGCATATTTTGAAAGGTTTACCAGAAAGTATTGCAATCAAATTTATGCGCCCGGTCGGTTTTTACTACAATATGTTCGGTTTTATACCTGCTATAAAATCACATGGCTCTATTATTCAAAACTATGGTGGTGATCAAAAAGAACCTTGGGTTTCTCCTTTGGATATTGCAGCCGTAATTGCCGAAGAGTTTGAGAAACCCTTTAATGAAAGAACCGTACGATACATTGCAAGTGATGAAATTTCCCCTAATGATGTAGCAAAGGTCTTGGGTGAAGCTATCGGATTGCCGAATTTAAAATGGATTTCAATTTCAGATGAACAATACCTGAATGGACTATTGGAAGCAGGAGTGAATCCTAATACAGCCAGGGGTTTGGCAGCCATGAATGCAGGCAGATTAAACAATTTGTATGATGATTATAACAGGAATAAACCTTCGTTAGGGAAAGTAAAAATGAAAGATTTTGCTAAGGATTTTGCCACGGTTTATAATCAGTAA
- a CDS encoding sulfite exporter TauE/SafE family protein has product MAIAGYLASIFIGISLGLIGGGGSILTVPVLVYLFHMDAILATVYSLFIVGTTSVAGSFSYFKRGLVHIKAVVVFGIPSTISVFLTRAYIVPAIPQHVFSIGSFTLTKGILLLLLFAVLMIFAAYGMIKKDKKASEETSQIQSFNYPLMLVVGTVVGILTGLVGAGGGFLIIPALVNFMGLPMKKAIGTSLVIIAINSLAGFLFSLSHIIILWAFILNITGLAIIGILAGSYISTKIDGRKLKPAFGWFVLVMGIYIILKETLL; this is encoded by the coding sequence ATGGCTATAGCGGGTTATTTGGCTTCAATTTTTATAGGTATATCATTAGGACTAATCGGCGGTGGTGGTAGTATTCTCACCGTACCCGTTTTGGTGTATCTTTTCCATATGGATGCAATCCTGGCAACGGTCTATTCACTCTTCATCGTTGGAACGACAAGTGTTGCAGGTTCTTTTTCTTACTTCAAAAGGGGGCTGGTCCATATCAAAGCAGTGGTTGTTTTCGGCATACCCTCAACTATATCCGTTTTTCTAACGAGAGCATATATCGTTCCGGCCATCCCACAGCATGTTTTCAGTATCGGAAGTTTTACCCTTACCAAAGGGATTTTGCTATTATTGCTTTTTGCCGTACTGATGATTTTCGCTGCTTACGGCATGATCAAAAAGGACAAAAAAGCATCGGAAGAAACATCGCAAATACAGTCATTCAATTATCCTTTAATGCTTGTAGTGGGAACTGTTGTCGGTATCCTTACTGGTTTAGTCGGTGCAGGTGGCGGATTTCTGATTATTCCGGCATTGGTTAATTTCATGGGGCTGCCAATGAAAAAGGCGATTGGCACTTCTTTGGTCATTATAGCCATCAATTCGCTGGCCGGGTTTTTATTTTCCCTATCCCACATCATCATTCTTTGGGCTTTCATATTGAATATTACAGGACTTGCCATTATCGGCATACTAGCAGGCAGCTACATTTCAACAAAAATTGACGGCAGAAAGTTAAAACCTGCATTCGGCTGGTTTGTATTGGTAATGGGTATTTATATCATTCTCAAAGAAACCCTTCTGTAA
- a CDS encoding helix-turn-helix transcriptional regulator, whose protein sequence is MAGKELIRIKTISEFHRLRGLPKPSHPLISVVDYAAINLSTEYNGTSWTFDFYSIAVKRGLNGKMKYGQQEYDFDEGVMFMMSPHQLLGIEITVDHNIEHSGWLLLIHPDFFRNTSLAKNIHKYEFFDYTANEALFLSGREESILNNIIQNIQQEYHTNIDKFSQDIIISQIETLLNYTERFYQRQFITRKIVNHKILDQLETLLNQYFSGEDLTNTTVPTVQYVSNALNISQSYLSGLLKVLTGKSTQQHIHDKLIEKAKEKLSTSTLTVSEIAYALGFEHPQSFSKLFKSKTNKTPLEFRASFN, encoded by the coding sequence ATGGCAGGTAAGGAATTGATCAGGATAAAAACGATCAGCGAGTTTCACAGGCTTAGAGGCTTGCCTAAACCCTCACACCCGTTGATTAGTGTCGTTGATTATGCAGCTATTAACCTCTCAACCGAATATAACGGGACCAGCTGGACTTTTGATTTTTACTCCATCGCCGTTAAAAGAGGACTTAACGGAAAAATGAAATACGGGCAACAGGAATATGATTTCGATGAAGGTGTAATGTTTATGATGTCGCCACATCAGTTACTAGGAATTGAAATAACGGTCGATCATAACATAGAGCATTCGGGTTGGTTATTACTTATTCACCCGGATTTTTTCCGGAATACATCCTTAGCAAAAAACATCCATAAATATGAATTCTTTGATTATACCGCTAACGAAGCATTGTTTCTTTCCGGTAGAGAAGAGTCTATTTTAAACAACATCATACAAAATATTCAACAGGAATACCATACCAATATTGATAAGTTTAGCCAGGACATCATTATTTCACAGATTGAAACATTGTTGAATTATACTGAACGTTTTTATCAACGCCAATTTATAACGCGGAAAATTGTCAATCACAAAATTCTTGATCAGTTAGAAACGTTACTCAATCAGTATTTTTCAGGGGAAGATTTAACCAATACAACAGTTCCCACCGTGCAATACGTTTCAAATGCACTGAATATTTCACAAAGCTATCTAAGCGGTTTACTCAAAGTCTTAACCGGGAAAAGTACTCAACAACATATTCACGATAAGCTGATTGAAAAAGCGAAGGAAAAATTATCCACTTCAACGCTAACAGTAAGTGAAATTGCTTATGCACTGGGATTTGAACATCCCCAATCATTCAGCAAATTGTTTAAAAGCAAGACGAATAAAACACCCTTAGAATTTCGTGCCTCGTTTAATTGA
- a CDS encoding DUF2892 domain-containing protein, translating into MKKNMGTTDKVIRIGIAVVIAVLYFTNVISVTWAILLGILALVFLLTSFFSFCPLYFPFGINTFKNKKQ; encoded by the coding sequence ATGAAAAAGAATATGGGAACGACAGACAAGGTAATCCGCATCGGGATAGCCGTTGTTATTGCAGTATTATATTTTACCAACGTTATTTCGGTAACATGGGCAATCCTATTAGGCATTTTAGCATTGGTATTCTTGCTTACTTCGTTCTTCAGCTTTTGCCCGTTGTATTTCCCCTTTGGTATCAACACTTTTAAAAATAAGAAACAATGA
- a CDS encoding DUF6934 family protein has product MFVKLDFDRVYQVDVEKGNEGEGFFYTVLRSGRKKRIKVQINDRPHELLDNVYNLAFGPVDRKERIKDMESLKHADYSMVFSTILNFAGWYLMQHPDRSVGLDGSTNSRAYYYFRMIKQNCDYLSKRFDMYGIKYYVRIKRKGTGLYEAPFDFRDIQSSAYKLLIDEIEKNRELETMFNYFTFEKIHK; this is encoded by the coding sequence ATGTTTGTTAAGCTTGATTTTGATAGGGTATATCAGGTTGATGTTGAGAAAGGGAATGAGGGGGAGGGATTTTTTTATACGGTTTTGAGGAGTGGAAGGAAAAAGAGGATCAAGGTTCAAATAAATGATAGGCCACATGAGTTATTGGATAATGTCTATAATCTGGCATTCGGTCCGGTAGATCGGAAGGAGCGAATAAAGGATATGGAGAGTCTAAAACATGCTGATTATTCTATGGTATTTTCAACTATTTTGAATTTTGCCGGATGGTATTTAATGCAACACCCGGATCGCAGTGTTGGCTTAGATGGATCAACAAATTCCAGGGCTTACTATTACTTCCGGATGATTAAGCAGAATTGTGATTATTTGAGTAAGCGATTCGATATGTATGGTATTAAATATTACGTGAGGATAAAAAGAAAAGGCACAGGATTATATGAAGCCCCATTTGATTTCAGGGATATACAATCCAGTGCTTACAAGCTCTTAATAGACGAGATAGAAAAAAATAGAGAACTGGAAACGATGTTTAATTATTTCACTTTTGAAAAAATACATAAATGA
- a CDS encoding TlpA disulfide reductase family protein, which yields MKRQLNKRAMLMPLLLMTVSFCFAARHQNEKWKQPNQTVTSADTTSVTPEYSGPDVTFMDENGNAVSLKSLKGKVVFINFWATWCPPCRHEMPSINKLKQSFTGNDNIVFLMVIIDGNIKKSKAFMKKNKYDLSVYIPNSEIPGNFLGSAIPTTVILARNGDMIARIEGGRDYTSPEITKALNELVQIYQPALLTNK from the coding sequence ATGAAAAGACAATTGAATAAGAGAGCCATGCTCATGCCTCTATTATTGATGACGGTCAGTTTTTGTTTTGCAGCCCGCCATCAAAACGAGAAATGGAAACAACCCAATCAAACAGTAACGTCAGCAGATACAACTTCCGTAACCCCGGAATATTCCGGTCCGGATGTCACATTCATGGATGAAAATGGGAACGCAGTATCATTAAAGTCCTTAAAAGGCAAAGTCGTGTTCATTAACTTTTGGGCTACATGGTGTCCACCCTGCAGGCACGAAATGCCTTCCATCAATAAGCTGAAACAATCTTTCACAGGCAATGATAACATCGTGTTTTTGATGGTGATTATAGATGGGAATATCAAAAAGTCAAAAGCATTCATGAAGAAGAATAAGTACGACCTATCGGTGTACATTCCCAATAGTGAAATTCCAGGTAATTTTTTGGGGAGTGCTATACCTACTACGGTTATCCTTGCCAGGAATGGAGATATGATTGCCCGCATAGAGGGCGGCAGGGATTATACTTCTCCCGAAATAACAAAAGCCCTGAACGAATTAGTTCAAATTTATCAGCCCGCATTGCTGACGAATAAATAA
- a CDS encoding TlpA disulfide reductase family protein yields MLNNKEILKGKVSANKFGQFIRRNVFSILMGIFIVVILVSPDAKSWVLRQLMATGVFNARIEEKGYDATTQAVTDFDFEDGKGTVQNTASLRGKVVFINFWASWCPPCRAEFPSIETLYSTFRNNPNIFFLTVNEDDELSAADAYLKKENFTVPFYKTKGIVPGSIYTGTLPTTIVLDKNGTIRFRHEGFANYGAEKFIKQIEDLIKE; encoded by the coding sequence ATGCTGAATAATAAAGAGATTTTAAAGGGAAAGGTGTCTGCGAATAAGTTCGGACAATTCATCAGAAGAAATGTTTTTTCTATCCTGATGGGAATATTTATTGTTGTCATACTGGTTAGCCCTGATGCAAAATCCTGGGTGCTGCGGCAATTGATGGCTACGGGGGTATTTAATGCCCGGATAGAAGAAAAAGGTTACGATGCTACAACTCAGGCTGTCACTGACTTTGATTTTGAAGACGGGAAAGGCACGGTTCAGAATACAGCATCTTTGCGGGGAAAAGTTGTGTTCATCAATTTTTGGGCATCGTGGTGTCCGCCATGCAGGGCTGAATTTCCTTCCATTGAAACGCTTTATTCCACGTTCAGGAACAATCCCAATATTTTTTTTCTAACGGTTAACGAAGACGATGAGCTTTCAGCGGCTGATGCGTATCTGAAAAAAGAAAATTTTACGGTTCCCTTTTACAAAACCAAAGGCATTGTGCCAGGTAGTATTTATACGGGAACATTACCTACCACCATCGTACTGGATAAGAACGGTACAATCAGGTTCCGGCACGAGGGCTTTGCCAACTATGGGGCTGAAAAATTCATAAAACAGATAGAAGATTTGATAAAGGAATAG
- a CDS encoding SDR family NAD(P)-dependent oxidoreductase, which translates to MKIKHNKTWFITGASKGMGLALTKYLLQNGYNVAATSRNTKDIVDLFGKNEKFLPLNVDITAEKEVKKAIEKTFNTFGSIDVIVNNAGYGLVGALEELTDLEIRQTIDVNLFGTINVIRASMPYLRKQKYGHVINVSSIAGYNGAALSGSYDAAKFAVIGLSESLHSEVKDFGINVTVAIPGLFRTNFMNDSSLQITANLIEDYKSEAQIKMWQQYSGHQPGDPSKLAMVLKDITEMDEPPLHLLLGSDAFQIATAKMKANLETFEHYKTLSVSTNFD; encoded by the coding sequence ATGAAAATTAAGCATAATAAAACCTGGTTTATAACGGGAGCGTCAAAAGGAATGGGGTTGGCCCTTACAAAATATCTACTTCAGAATGGATATAATGTTGCCGCAACATCGCGTAATACTAAAGATATCGTGGATCTATTTGGTAAAAATGAAAAATTCTTACCATTAAATGTTGACATAACGGCTGAAAAAGAAGTCAAAAAAGCAATTGAAAAGACTTTTAATACTTTTGGTTCTATTGATGTTATCGTCAACAACGCTGGTTACGGATTAGTTGGAGCGTTGGAAGAACTGACAGACTTAGAAATTAGACAAACTATTGATGTCAATTTATTTGGAACTATAAACGTTATCAGAGCATCTATGCCCTACCTGCGCAAACAAAAATACGGCCATGTTATAAATGTATCCTCTATTGCCGGATATAATGGTGCTGCACTTTCTGGAAGTTATGATGCGGCAAAGTTTGCTGTTATTGGTTTAAGCGAATCCCTTCATAGCGAAGTGAAGGACTTTGGAATTAATGTGACTGTTGCAATTCCTGGCTTATTCAGGACTAATTTTATGAATGATAGCTCCCTTCAAATAACTGCGAACTTGATAGAAGACTATAAATCAGAAGCGCAAATTAAAATGTGGCAGCAATATAGCGGCCATCAACCAGGAGACCCTTCAAAGCTGGCTATGGTTTTGAAAGATATCACAGAAATGGATGAGCCCCCATTACACCTTCTATTGGGCAGCGATGCATTTCAGATAGCAACAGCAAAAATGAAGGCTAATCTTGAAACGTTTGAGCATTATAAAACCCTTTCCGTTTCTACAAATTTTGACTGA
- a CDS encoding sulfatase-like hydrolase/transferase, translated as MKKKLAQLGKQPDMILIITDEQRATQHFPPGWEEKNLPTLTFLKRNGFSFDRAFCNTCMCSPSRTTLFTGIYPAKHKVSQTLTIGGPLSPSEPTISTSLPNIMNVLWNDGYDVQYRGKWHMSKGIAGNGASTNYDNLTSADISLFGAMGWIAPDAGEDVNPLNFGGGFANHDARYVAESIKYLQEVKVKRAAGQYKPYCLIVSLVNPHDVLAYPKTAGTSGYYPDAWSTREIGLPDTVNEHLLANKKPMAQEQILLGMDASLGPLATVEQKLDYINFYGHLLTLVDKEIGNLIKELYAKDGDGISLADTAIVTYTSDHGEMGLAHGGLRQKTFVAYEEALRVPLVISNPVLFSDHSIQQSMALATLIDIMPTFMEIANVSNPPAGLAGTSLLPIMQDGTPVQDSILFTYDDTKAGSNSQWSAVNAANRIRCIRTEKWKYSYYFDASGAYYNEYELYDLVNDPSEYTNLAYDPAYKEVRMDLETQLHKLETNKLRVHTPQQSQSVEAPELDYIIAQSK; from the coding sequence TTGAAAAAAAAGTTAGCACAACTTGGCAAGCAGCCAGACATGATTCTCATTATTACAGACGAACAGCGTGCTACACAGCATTTCCCTCCGGGATGGGAAGAGAAAAATCTTCCAACGCTGACCTTTCTAAAAAGGAACGGTTTCAGCTTCGACAGAGCTTTCTGTAATACCTGCATGTGTTCTCCCAGCCGTACCACATTATTTACAGGAATTTATCCGGCTAAACATAAGGTTTCTCAAACACTCACTATTGGCGGCCCTTTATCTCCTTCGGAACCAACCATCAGTACTTCCTTACCAAACATCATGAATGTACTCTGGAATGACGGTTATGATGTACAGTACCGTGGTAAATGGCACATGAGTAAAGGCATTGCCGGTAATGGAGCATCCACGAATTATGATAACCTTACATCTGCAGATATTTCTCTATTTGGTGCAATGGGATGGATAGCCCCTGATGCAGGAGAAGATGTAAATCCTTTAAATTTCGGAGGAGGATTTGCCAACCATGATGCCAGGTATGTGGCCGAATCCATCAAATATCTGCAGGAGGTGAAAGTGAAAAGAGCTGCAGGTCAGTACAAACCCTATTGCCTGATCGTGTCGCTGGTGAATCCGCACGACGTGCTGGCTTATCCGAAAACAGCAGGAACCTCCGGATATTATCCTGACGCCTGGTCAACAAGGGAAATTGGATTGCCCGATACTGTAAACGAACATCTACTGGCTAATAAAAAACCGATGGCGCAGGAACAAATCCTATTGGGCATGGATGCTTCTTTAGGGCCTTTAGCAACAGTAGAACAAAAGTTAGATTATATAAATTTTTACGGACATCTGTTAACCCTGGTCGATAAAGAGATTGGTAACCTGATCAAAGAACTGTATGCTAAAGATGGGGATGGAATAAGCCTGGCTGATACAGCTATCGTGACCTACACCTCAGACCATGGAGAAATGGGACTTGCACATGGAGGACTGCGACAGAAAACCTTTGTAGCTTACGAAGAAGCATTACGGGTTCCACTGGTTATATCTAATCCTGTTTTATTTTCAGACCACTCCATTCAACAATCTATGGCCCTGGCCACGCTGATTGATATTATGCCTACGTTTATGGAGATTGCTAATGTATCCAACCCTCCTGCCGGACTTGCAGGCACAAGCTTGTTACCAATTATGCAGGATGGTACACCTGTACAGGATAGTATATTGTTTACATACGATGATACAAAAGCAGGTTCAAATAGCCAATGGTCTGCGGTAAATGCTGCAAATCGTATCCGATGTATACGTACAGAGAAATGGAAGTATAGCTATTATTTTGATGCTTCGGGAGCTTATTACAACGAATATGAACTATACGATTTGGTAAACGATCCATCTGAATATACCAACCTTGCCTATGATCCTGCATATAAAGAAGTCAGAATGGATCTGGAAACACAGTTGCATAAACTTGAAACAAATAAATTAAGAGTACATACACCTCAACAATCTCAAAGCGTTGAGGCACCTGAGTTGGATTACATTATAGCGCAATCAAAATAA
- a CDS encoding MBL fold metallo-hydrolase, which produces MFFQHVYDKSLAQGSYIIGCQATGEAIVIDAQRDIDVYLDIAKQNNLHISHIAETHIHADFLCGSRELAAVTGATMYLSDEGGEEWQYQFLHTGLKDGDVIKVGNLSLEVLHTPGHTPESISFLLTDHPATDKPVMVFTGDFVFVGDIGRPDLLEKAAGLIGTKETGAKQMFQSLKKFAALPDYIQLWPAHGAGSACGKALGTVPGSTVGYEKIRNWAFGYGEDEKGFIDYLLADQPEPPKYFAKMKHLNKVNRPLLVEVPKHPKLSKEAFIKAYEYGLKIIDARDKADFAKGFIPGSLNIQGNNSFSTWAGWLLNYQEQFMLVCDDNQIEDLTRKLMRIGLDNIYGYISDVHNLGMELQTADIISIDEFKTYLKKDDVRIVDVRGETEYEAGHIERAENVFVGTIPDNLDKISKDKQVIIHCQAGDRAAIAYSVLAKNGFRNVKNFSGGMKEWLASGGETITCKEPSCIEA; this is translated from the coding sequence ATGTTTTTTCAACACGTTTATGATAAGAGTTTAGCGCAGGGCAGTTACATTATCGGTTGTCAGGCAACCGGAGAGGCCATTGTGATTGATGCGCAACGGGATATCGATGTCTATTTGGATATTGCCAAACAAAACAACCTCCATATCTCGCATATTGCCGAAACCCATATTCATGCAGACTTCCTTTGTGGTTCGAGAGAACTGGCGGCTGTAACAGGAGCAACAATGTACCTGTCTGACGAGGGAGGAGAGGAATGGCAGTACCAGTTTCTGCATACAGGACTAAAAGATGGGGATGTTATCAAAGTCGGCAATTTGTCTTTGGAAGTATTGCACACGCCGGGGCATACACCTGAAAGCATTAGCTTTTTGCTGACCGATCATCCGGCAACAGACAAGCCCGTCATGGTATTTACCGGAGATTTCGTGTTTGTTGGAGACATTGGTCGTCCTGATTTATTGGAAAAAGCCGCAGGGCTTATCGGTACAAAAGAAACGGGAGCAAAGCAAATGTTCCAGTCATTAAAAAAGTTTGCGGCATTGCCCGATTATATTCAGCTGTGGCCGGCTCATGGAGCAGGTTCGGCCTGCGGAAAGGCATTGGGAACAGTACCTGGTTCTACGGTAGGGTACGAAAAAATCCGCAATTGGGCTTTTGGGTACGGTGAGGATGAAAAAGGATTTATCGATTATCTTTTGGCAGACCAACCGGAACCGCCTAAGTATTTTGCCAAAATGAAACACCTGAACAAAGTGAACCGTCCGTTGCTGGTAGAAGTGCCTAAGCATCCGAAATTATCCAAAGAGGCATTTATAAAAGCTTATGAATATGGATTGAAAATTATAGATGCAAGGGATAAAGCCGATTTTGCCAAAGGATTTATACCCGGCAGCCTGAACATACAGGGCAATAATTCTTTTTCAACATGGGCAGGTTGGCTGCTCAATTATCAGGAACAGTTTATGTTGGTTTGCGATGATAATCAAATAGAAGACCTGACCCGAAAACTGATGCGCATCGGTTTGGATAATATCTATGGGTATATTTCCGATGTGCACAATCTGGGCATGGAGTTACAAACAGCGGATATAATTTCCATTGATGAGTTTAAAACGTACCTTAAAAAAGATGATGTCCGGATTGTGGATGTGCGGGGCGAAACCGAATATGAGGCAGGACACATAGAACGGGCAGAAAATGTTTTTGTAGGAACCATTCCCGATAACCTCGATAAAATCAGTAAAGACAAACAGGTAATCATCCATTGCCAGGCGGGTGACCGTGCCGCAATTGCTTATTCGGTACTGGCAAAGAATGGTTTCAGAAACGTAAAAAACTTTTCAGGCGGTATGAAAGAATGGCTGGCATCCGGCGGAGAAACAATTACCTGCAAAGAACCATCTTGCATTGAAGCTTAA